The Mustela erminea isolate mMusErm1 chromosome 18, mMusErm1.Pri, whole genome shotgun sequence genome has a window encoding:
- the BIRC5 gene encoding baculoviral IAP repeat-containing protein 5, producing the protein MGASSLPPAWQLYLKDHRVSTFKNWPFLEGCACTPERMAEAGFIHCPTENEPDLAQCFFCFKELEGWEPDDDPIEEHKKHSSGCAFLSVKKQFEELTLSEFLKLDKERAKNKIAKETNSKQKEFEETAKRVRCAIEQLAAAE; encoded by the exons ATGGGCGCTTCGTCGTTGCCCCCCGCCTGGCAGCTCTACCTCAAGGACCACCGCGTCTCTACGTTCAAGAACTGGCCGTTCCTGGAGGGCTGCGCCTGCACCCCGGAGCGG ATGGCCGAGGCCGGCTTCATCCACTGTCCCACTGAGAACGAGCCCGACTTGGCCCAGTGCTTCTTCTGCTTCAAGGAGCTGGAAGGCTGGGAGCCGGATGATGACCCTAT AGAGGAGCACAAGAAGCATTCGTCTGGTTGTGCTTTCCTTTCTGTCAAGAAGCAGTTCGAAGAATTAACCCTCAGTGAATTTTTGAAACTGGACAAAGAGAGAGCCAAGAACAAAATT gcaaaggaaaccaacagTAAGCAGAAAGAATTCGAAGAGACGGCAAAGAGAGTGCGCTGTGCCATCGAGCAGCTGGCTGCCGCGGAGTGA